Genomic window (Pseudovibrio brasiliensis):
AGCAGCCCAAAGAGCAGCAAAAAGAGAACAGCGGTTTCCATTGGGCTTAGTCCTTCAGCACGTCTTTGTTTTCTTCAACGAGCTCTTCAGCTTCGTGCGCGGCAATCATCGTGTCGCGTTGGCCGGTCAGAATGAGCCAGCACATTTGCAGCGACCGGAAAGCAAGAAGGGCAAGGCCAATTGGCAGAATGACGTACCCCCACCAGCGAGGAACGCGCTCTTTCACGCCAAACATCTCCTGATACCACTCAGGAAATTTCAGATCTTCCATGCCGATTGGAAGCTTGTAGTACTTGGCAACGTAGTCGAACGCACCACCGGTAGAACCACGGTTTTCCAATCCGAGCAAAACACCAAACCAGTCCGCATCAAACAGCAGCGCCGCATAAAGCAGCGTCACCAGCGCCCCCAGAAGGCCAAATGCGCGGAAGATCGGTTTTGGAAACAGGCGGATGAAAGCATCAACGCCAAGGTGTGAGCCAATTTTCAGGCCGTAGCTCATACCGAAGAGAATAAGCCATGCAAACAGTACGCGGGTGAACTGTAGCGCGCCACCCCAACCCGAGTTAAAGCCGTACCGCATGACGACCTGCCAGAAGGTTACCAGCGTCATCACAGCAAGGATGGTGGCAATAAACCCTTCTTCGAAAGCATCTATTATTTTATTTAGTCGAGACAAAGCGCCCTCCCCCAACAGCACTCTCATTTCTCAGTGTGTTGCGGCACTGAAAAAGAAACCATTGTGGTTTTTCAGGGACCGCCCGACCAATGGCCGGACGGTCCTATCAAAATGTGTTGGATTAGTTGTTTGCTGCGACGGCAGCGTCGATCACGTCTTGACCGATATCGTCAGCAAATTTGCCCCATACAGGCTTCATCACGTCAACCCACTGCTGACGCTGCTCAGGTGTCAAAGTGCGCACTTCTACACCAGATTCGATGATCTTCTGCTTGTTCGCTTCATTGATAGCGGAAGAGCGAGCATTCGCATCGTTGGTCACTTCAGTGAAGATAGTGATAAACTGATCACGAACTTCTGGATCAAGGCTATCAAGCCATTCCTGAGAAGTCACAGCCAGGTAAGACAGCAGCTGGTGGCTGGTTTCTGTAATACCGTCCTGAACTTCAAAGAACTTCTTAGTGTAGATGTTGGACCAGGTGTTTTCCTGACCATCAACAACGCCGGTCTGCAGAGCGCCGTACACTTCTTTAAATGCAAGCTTCTGAGCGTTTGCTTCCATCGCTTCAATCATTGCCACAGCAACGTCAGAGGTCTGAACGCGGAACTTCAGGCCAGCCGCATCAGCAGGTGTCACCAATGGCTTGTTTGCTGAGAAGTGCTTGATACCGTTGTAAACATAACCAAGACCTACAAAACCGATGTCAGACATCGCGCCCAGCAGTTCCTGACCTTTTTCACCCTGTGTGAACTTGTTCACTGCATCCATGTCGGAAAACAGGAACGGAAGGTCGAACACACGATACTTGAGTGTATAAGCTTCGAATTTCGCAAGAGAAGGCGCAGCGATCTGAACGTCGCCGAGCAGCAGAGCTTCCATCACTTTGTCATCATCAAACAGCTGGGAGCTTGGGAAAACCTGCATACAGGCCTTACCATTCATCTCATTGTTGATGCGCTCAGCAAGTGCAGTTGCGAAATCACCTTTTGGGTGACCGGTCGCGGACACAACGTGACTGAACTTGATAACGACTTCACCCGGATCACACGCTTCAGCAGCAACAGCCTGAGTAGCGGTAAACATGCCAGCTGCAACTGTGGCAGCAGTAATAATCTTCTTCATAGTATCCTCCCAGATGGAACGGAGCGAAGCTCCTCACGATACCAAAAGCAATCTGCGTGCCAGTTTAAATACCTACAATAAATACAGCTACTTACGGAATTTCACCTAATCATTCAGAGTGCATTTGTTTCGAATAAGTAACATTGACTATTCAAAAATGTGTCGAATTCGACACATTTCTATTCGCCAACCTCACCTTTCCCAAGCCCATACTTCTTCATCTTCTCGTAAAGCGCTTTGCGGGAGACGGACAGCGCTTCATACGTCGGCTTGATCTTGCCGTCGTTCTTCTCAAGCTCAGCAGCAATAATATCACGCTCATAGGTGCTAACACGTTCCGCCAGAGTACCGCTCTGCGGGCCCGAAACGACAGCCGCCGCACCAGCTGCCTTTGGCTGACCTTCCAGCCCCAGCACAAACCGATCCGCCACATTGCGCAGTTCACGCACGTTACCGGGCCACTCCCGCTGCATCAGTTCACCGAGAAACTCTCGCGAAATCTCCGGCACTTCTTTCCGATAGCGCGCCCGCGCCCCTCGTGTCAGATAGTGAAACAGCACCGGAATATCTTCCAAGCGTTCCCGCAGAGGCGGAATAGCCAGTGTTATCACGTTAAGGCGATAAAACAGATCCTTCCGGAACCGCCCTTCGTTGGAGGCTGCTTCTAGATCTTCCTTGGTTGCAGCCACAAAACGCAAATCCAGCGGAATAGACTTGTTTGATCCAAGGCGTTCAATCGTCCGCGTTTCAAATACCCGCAGTAACTTCACCTGCAAGTCGAGCGGCATGGACTCAATCTCATCCAGAAACACCGTGCCACCATGAGCATGTTCCAGCTTACCGATCCGCTGACCACTTGCCCCGGTAAAGGCTCCTTTCTCGTGCCCAAACAGCTCGCTCTCGATGATATCAGCAGGCAGCGCACCGCAGTTCAGCGCCACAAATGGCCCGTCTTTACGCAGACCTTCCTCGTGCAGCGCGCGGGCAACCACCTCTTTACCAGAGCCGGTCTCACCCAGAATAAGCACATCCGCATCCGTGCCAGACAGCGCCGTAATCGTACTCCGCAGCTCTTCCATGGACGGTGACTTGCCCACGATGCGCTCTTCCAAACCGGAAAGGTTGCCTAGCTCCTCACGCAGCACACGGTTTTCCAGTGTCAGGCGACGCTTCTCGAGCCCACGCTCCACCACAGCAACCAGCCCGCTGACAGGAAACGGCTTTTCTTTGAAGTCATAGGCCCCGGCACGCATGGCTTCCACCGCCAGCGGCACATCACCATGACCAGTAATCAGCACCACAGGCAACGCGCTGTCGATCTCAAAGGCAGCTTTCATAAGATCAAAGCCACCCATCTTCGGCATACGGATATCGCTCACCAAAACGCCGTAGAACTCATGCGTGATATGCTCCAGCGCTTCCTCAGCACGGGAAAACGGCACCACGTGGTAGTCAGCCAGTTCCAGCCCTTCCACCAGCGCCTCACGCATATCCTCATCGTCATCGACCAGAAGAATGGTGGCTTTATCGATCGCCCATACGTCCATACTAAACTTCTTCTTCCTCAGGATCGCCAGATGTCTCCGAGACGTCCTTCAGCACAATCACAAAACACGCACCGCCGAGCTCAGACTGCTCGTAATGCAGCTGCCCTTCAAGGTCCTCGATTATCTTATAGGCGATGGAAAGACCAAGCCCCAATCCTTCACCAACATCCTTAGTCGTGAAAAACGGATCAAAAATGCTGGCAACAACATCTTCAGGCACACCCGGGCCGCTGTCCTCAAACCGAATGACCACCTGTTGCTCTTGGTGAGAAACAGTGATCCGAATGCGTGGTTCCAGCTGCTCTTTCATCGCATCCAGCGCATTACTCATCAGGTTCATCAGCACCTGCGCCAAGCGCACTTGCCCGGCCAGAACCTCAAGAGACTTATCCTCCTGCACCACCTCTGTGTGCACGCCCATCTGCTTGCAGCGCGGCCCCGTCAGCATCAGGATTTCACCAACCACGGCAGACACTTTCACCGGCACCAGATCACGCCCCGCCTTTCGGGTGAAGCCTTTCAGGATCTGACTGATCGCCGCCATACGTTCCACCATGGCGACAATCTTGCTAAGGCTCTTCAGCGCCCGATCAGACTTGCCCGTCTCAATCAACACCTGCGCATTTTCTGAGTGGGTGCGGATCGCGCCCAGCGGCTGGTTAAACTCATGGGAAATCGCAGCAGACATCTCGCCCAGCGTCGCCAGCTTGGCGGACTGCACCAGCCCCGCCTGCGCCTGCTGAAGCTCTTGCTCCGCCGCCTCGCGCTCTTTCACTTCCTGAGCCAGCAGCGCGTTCATGTTGGAAAGCTCTCGCGTACGCTCATGCACCCGCTCTTCCAACCGCGCCGCATAAACCTTGTCCTGCCGGATCCGTTCCAACAACCGCCGCCGTCGCTCCCCAGCCATCCAGAACAAACCACCGCTAACAACACACAGCAGCAACGCCACCAGAGCCGCCCAGATGGACTGCTGCCGAACCTGAGAGGTATCTGCAAACAGCACCACCTTCCAGTTCAACACCGGAAGCTCCTGCTCAATCATCTGGAAGTTGGTTTTGTTGAAAGGCGGGCTCAGACGCACCAGCTCAAAGTCCAGATCATACCAGCGCTGGTCAATCACACCGTTCTGCGTCCCCGAAACACGCCCACGCCGTGTTGTGCGTTGCGCAAACAGTCGTTCCCCGCGCCAACTGGATTGGTTGGTTGCTACTACAATGCCGTTCTGGTCCACCGCAACAAGGCGATCTTTGGAGAGCGCCCAGTTCTGCTCCACTTCTTCAAGGCTCACACGCACAGCAATAAAGCCGTAATCCTGTTCACCTTGCCGAACCGGCGCGATAAACACGTAACTCGCAGGCCCACCATTGCGAGAGAGCACCAACTGACGCCCAAGCCGCCCCTGCCGCGCCGCCTTCAAAGCATCAGCGTAAGAGGACATGCCCCGCTCAGCCATACTGGCATTGTCAATCAGGTTGGAGGCAACAATCTCGCCATCAGGTTTCTGAAACCAGACTTCCTGTGCGCCGGACATACCCGCAATCACCTTGGCAACGTTCTGCCCGCGCTCATGCTCATCTTCAGCAAGGATCTGCACAATATCCGAGCGCCGCGCCAACAGCGGAGGCAGCAAACGATACTTGTCGAGATACTTCTCAAGCCCCGCCGCCTGCACAGACAAAGTCGCCTGACTGCGCGTTTGCAGGTCTGCCATATAAAACTGACCACTGAGCTGCATCACGACCCAGGCCACAACAAGCGCAAACACAGCAAACGTCACCAGTGCAACACTGGAGACCCGTTGCCATCGCTCAGATCTGCTTGTCCTGTTCACGTCGCTTGTCCGATTTAGAATATGGTGGCGATGCCTCCCAAGACATCACCAAATGCGCTCAATCACGTACGGTGTAACGCGTGTTCGTTCACTGGTCTAGCGCAACACTTTTGATCAAAGCAAATACCTGTTGTCCGGCAACCAGCTGCAACTCATGCACGGAGTGGCGTGTCAGTCGCGCCCGCAAATGCTGCTCTCCAACCCGGCAATCCACTTCAGCATAAGGGCCAGAGGTCTCCGTAATCCCTTCAATCACAACAGAAAGCACATTACGAACGGATGCTTCTTCCGGCGTTTTACGGGCCAGAGCCACATCCTTCGCCTTGATGCGAATGCGAGCATCCTGCCCTACAGTACCTAACTGCCCCGGTAACTGCAGCATCTGCCCTTCCAGACCAAACTCAGTGATCTGCCACTGCTCATCATAGGTGTTCAGAGTGGCAAACAGCAGTGAGCCAGCATCCGGCCCGCTCGCCAACTGAGGCAGTTCCAGATTACTCAGCATCTGCGCAATCGGCCCATGTGCCACCACAGCCCCAGCATCCAGCAGCACCAGAGTATCCGCCAGTTGCTCGATCTCACCAAGGCTATGGCTCACATAGAGCATCGGAATGCCGAATTCGTTCTTCAGCTTCAGAAGATACGGCAGGATTTCCGCTTTACGCGATGCATCCAGTGACGCCAGCGGCTCATCCAGCACAAGAAGCTGCGGATTGGAAAGCAACGCCCGCCCAATCGCCACACGCTGCTTCTCCCCACCAGAAAGCCCATGAGGTCGCCGCTTCAGCAAGTGGGAAATACCCAGCAGCTCTGCAATCTCAGCAAGTCCAACAGCGGACTTTCGACCTGCCGCCCATTGGCTGTAAAGCAGGTTCCGCTCCACGTTCATATGCGGAAACAGGCGGGAATCCTGAAACACCATGCCCACCCCACGCTGCTGAATGGGTACGTTGATGGAAGTCGCCCGATCAAAAACAACCCGCTCACCCAGCGCAATGCGGCCATTATCCGGAGCGGACAGCCCGGCAATCATGCGGATCAACGAGGACTTTCCAGCCCCCGACTTACCAAAGATCGCCGTGATCCCGCTGTTCACCTCAAATTTGGCAGAAAGCGAAAAGTCACCCAACCGGCTGGAGATATCGACATCAATCATGCTGCCCTCCCAACTTGCGGGAAAGGCGGTGTGAAATCACCTCAGAGAACACCAGCGCGCAGATGGACACCACAATCGCAATCACCGTCAGGCGGATCGCCCCCGCATCACCGGAAAGGCTCTGCATCTCCGTGTAAAGCGCCAGCGACAGCGTGCGCGTCTCACCGGGAATGTTGGAAACGAACGTAATCGTTGCCCCAAACTCCCCCATCGCCTTGGCAAATCCAAGGATCGCACCACTCAGGATACCCGGCAGCGCCAGCGGCAGCGTGATCAGCAGAAAGGTTTTGAGCCGGGACGTTCCCAACGAATGCGCGGCTTCTTCCAGCTGGCCATCCGATAGTTCAAAGGACAGCTTTACGGGACGAATAATCAGCGGAAACGCCATGATCCCCGCGGCGAGCGCAGCGCCCGTCCAGCGGAAGGCGAACACAATGCCAAACACATCCGCAAAGAAACTGCCCAACATGCCCTGCCGCCCAAACAGCACCAGCAGCACATAGCCTGTCACCACAGGCGGCAGCACAATCGGCAAATGCACCAAGGCATTCACCAGCGTATAACCGGGAAACTTCCAGCGGGCGAGAGCGTAGCCGAGCAGAACCGCAGGCGGCAGCGCAATCGCAATTGCAAGGCTCGCAACCTGCAGCGACAGCTGGATCGCTGCCCATTCTGCATCCGTCAGATAAAAGCTCAATCGCCGCTCACTTTGAAACCATGAGCCTGAAAGATCTTGCGCCCCTCAGCACTCTTCAAAAACTCCATAAATCCTTCGCTAGCCTTGGAATGGCCAGAGGTCAAGGCTCCCGGAATAACAATAGCACGATGACTGTCCTGCGGTATTTCCGCAAGCACCCGCACACCGTGTTCCACTTTCGCGTCAGAAGAGTAGACTAGCGCCAAAGGCACTTCGCCCCGCGCAGCAGCGGCCAGAGCAACACGCACATTCTCCATAGGAGCCACTCGCTGCGCCACACTCTCCCACAAACCAAGGTTGGTCAGCGCCTCTTTGCCATAACGCCCGGCAGGCACCGTCTCCGGCTCTCCCATGGCCAAACGTCCATCTGCCAACGCAGCCTGTAAGGCCTCCGCATTCAGCTCAACAGCTTCTGCGTTCAGCGCTTCGGAGCCAACCAGTACAAGCCCGTTGGAGGCCAGTTCCACCACACTGTCATCCACCAGCACGCCATTCTTCACGGCATAGGCCATCCAAGCATCATCTGCTGTCACCAGCACATCAGCAGGCGCCCCGGCCACAACGTGGCGGGTGATCGTCTGCGAACCACCAAAGGAGAATTCTGTCTTGGTGTTATGGGATTGATCAAACTGCGCGCCAGCATCTTCCAGCACATCCTTCAGGCTGGAGGCGGCAAACACCAGAATGCGCTCCGGCTCCTGCGCAAACGCGCCAGCCCCACCGCCAACAAACAGCGCGAGGCTTACAACAGCTGCAGAACAAAAACGCCAGAAACCAGTCACAATCAGGATACTCCATTTCGCGAGTCCGACTGGAACTATAAGGACCTAACCCACCCGAACCACTGACTCATATCAAGGCCCACACGGGTTTCGTCAAGCGTATTCGTCTCTACAGCACCTCCCCAACAAGCAGCAGTCGCTTTCCGCTGAAGATTTGACTGAAGCTCTAAGCCGCAATGGCGCGCGGTGACTTCACCTTCTCGGCTAGTCCTTTCAGGTTGCCTACAATGACCTTACCCATCCCGCTTTTCACGAGTGTCTGGCCCAACAACCATCCCAACGGCCCGTACTTCATGCGATACTCCAGATACCAGATGATCTGCGATTTCCCACCGGCATAAGGCTTAATACAGATCTCCGCTTGCGCTTCCTTCAGCGGTAAAGCCTCCATAGAAAACATACGTACTCGCATTCTGTGATTGGGCTCCCATTCCATCACTTCCTCGTCGAGGAAGGTGCCATTATCAAAGTGGCAACGCCGCACAGAACCAACACCATCAGCCCCTTCAGTCAACGCCTCAACAGACTTCACAAGAGGGGCAAACTCATCTAGATCCATGTACCGGCCAATAACATTCCAAATAGCTTCCGGGCTGGCATCAATCACCATCGTTCTTTCGCAGCGTATCATCGGTTTCTCCTCAATCATCGCAAACATCTTGCGTGGTGCTGAACCATTGATACAGTGGCGCTGCTGACACCGTTATGGCAGCAGCATGACAGCAGGAGCTCTCAATGCGTCGCACGGAACGCCTTTTCCACATCATCCAGATTTTGCGGTCCAGCCGGTCTCCTGTCACAGGCCGCGCCCTTGCGGACGAGCTCGAAATCTCCCTGCGCACATTGTATCGCGACATGGCAGAACTCATGGCCCAGCGTGTGCCCATCACCGGAGAAGCCGGAACCGGCTATGTTCTGGATGATGGGTACGACATGCCACCTTTGATGCTGACTGCAGATGAGTTGGAAGCAGCAGCCCTTGGTGCCGCATGGGTCGCAACCCAGTCAGACCCATCCCTCGCCCGCTCCGCCAGAGATCTGGTGGCCAAGCTCTCAGCTGCCGTTCCAAAAGAACTACGCCCGATTATTCTGGATGCCAGCCTCAAACCCATCTCAATAAAACCAACTGCCAGCGAACAATTCGACGGAGCAGCCCTGAGACGTGCGATCCGTGACCGCAGCAAACTGCAACTCACCTACGAAGATCAGAAGGAAAACCTAACCACCCGCCTGATCTGGCCGCTCCTCATCGCCTATCTGAACAATGCCCGCTTCATCATAGCCTGGTGCGAAACCCGAGAGGACTACCGGCACTTCCGGACAGACCGGATTCATGCCATGGAAGTTCAGCCCGACAAATACCCCGGCCGCCGCGCCACACTCATCAAAGCCTGGGAAGAGATGATGGCTTCAAGGCACTAAGCTTCACTCAGCCGATCGGCAACTCCGGATCAAGCAATGACCGATGCACCTGCATTCCGGCCCAGACACCGTCCCCCACGGCAAAGGAAACGGAATGCGGAACGCGGGCCACGTCCCCACAGGCAAACACACCGCGAACGGTTGTCTCCTTAAACTCGGAAGTCACAATCTGCTGCCCCATGGGGTGATCCTCCAACGCACACCCGGCAGCCTGAGCCAGCCCACAGGAGGGATAGGTGTTGGAGACAACAAAAATCGCAGAAAACGGCAGTGTACGCCCATCCTCAAGCACCACATCTGCAGTGCCCTCAATACGGCTGATCCCAATATCTTCAAGGGTAACGCCACTGCGCAGCAGGTGTTCGCGCTGGCTGTCTTCCAGCGGAGGTGCACCATTGGTGAAGAAGGTCGTTGGTCCCCACTCCGGCATAATCTCCGCCTGATGTAAGGAGACGGGATTGAAGGCAATCACGGCAATCGGTTCTTTATTCAGCTCATAGCCATGGCAATACGGGCAATGCAAAACAGACGTGCCCCAACGCTCTGCCAATCCCGGAATATCCGGCAGCTCATCCCGCACACCTGTGGCCAGCAAAATCCGGTGCGCTGTGAAATCAGTGCCTTTGTCGGTACTCACCCGAAACGCTCCGATCTCACCTAAGATCTCCTGCACCCGCCCCTCGTACCAGGTCAGATCAGGATAGGCATCCAGCTGCTGCCGGGCCTGCGCCCAGATCTCACCGGGCTTCACCCCATCCTGCCCAAGAATACCATGGGCATGCTCAGAAAAGCGGTTCCGCCGTTCACCAGCATCGATCACCAGAACAGACCTGCGCGCCCGCAACAGCTGCAAAGCTGCCGCCATCCCGGCATAACTCCCCCCAACCACAATCACATCATGCATCTTCAGGGCCCTCTGCTGGTGTTCAAGCACTCCAGCAATAATGCCCCAGCTTCTGCAAAGGCATCCTTAAGTGCTGTAAGTGGATTAAAGGAGACTTCCTGCCACCGACCTTAATCGCTTATGGAGGCCACGACGCGAGAACCAAACTGCTCTTTAAACGCCGTTGGAGACAGATGTCTCCAGATCTCAGCGGGAGGTCTTTCCGGTAAAATGATGTCACCAACGAGGTGAGCCCTGAGCCGTTTGGCGAGGGAGCGCGAGCCCTCGTTTTCCCTCTCAATAACGCTGATTGCTGTTTCCCAGCCCAGCTCATCATAAACGTATCCCAAAGCCGCCAGCACAGCCTCAAAGGCATAGCCCTTCCCCTGAGCCTCCGGGATCAACGCATACCCGATTTCCGGCTCAGGCCACTCAAGCGGATACCATGGCCCAGCGTACCCAATGGTTTTGCCATCATCTTTCCGCTCCACAGCAAACACCGTAAACCCGCGCATATGCCAGTGCCCGATGATGGTTGCCATCTGTCTCCAGACCATATGTTCTGAGCGGGCACCGCCAACATATCGGGCAGTCTCTTCATGACAGAAAATACTTTTGAGACACTCAAAGTCCTGCTCCTGCCAGGACCGCATAACCAGCCGCTCAGTCTCTAAACTAGGAACCGGAAGTTCGGTAAATGACACAGCAGCGCCCCTTAAGCTGCCACCACAGAGTTCTTGCGATCCTCACGGATCATATCAGAGGCCTTCTCGGCAATCATGATCGTCGGAGAATTGGTGTTGCCGGAGACGATGCGCGGCATCACGGAGGCATCGACAACGCGCAATCCCTCAATACCCTTCACCTTCAGTCGCTCATCAACCACCGTGCCCATGGCGCAGGTGCCAACCGGGTGGAAGATTGTAGTGCCGATGTCTCCCGCCGCAATGGCAAGGTCTTCATCACTCACCAGATGCGCACCCGGCAGATACTCTTCCGGCGAGAACTCGGCCATCGCCTTGGTTTCCATAATGGTCCGTGTCAGGCGCAAACTGTCTGCCGCCACCCGTCGATCACTCTCCTCAGAAAGGTAGTTAGGTTGGATCTTCGGATGCGCGGTCGCATTGCCGGAGCCGATATGAACACTCCCACGGGAGTCTGGTCGCAAGTTACACACGCTTGCGGTGATCGCTGGGAACTCATGCAGCGGCTCACCAAACTTATCCAGCGACAACGGCTGAATGTGGTACTCAATATTCGGTGTTTCAAAGGAACTGTCAGAGCGCGTAAACACCCCAAGCTGGCTTGGAGCCATGGACATAGGCCCGGACCGGCTCAGCGCATACTCCGCCGCAATCTTTGCCTTGCCAATCAACGAGTTCGCTCGCTGGTTCAGCGTCACTGTATTCTGTACTTTATAGATGCTGCGGATCTGCAAATGATCCTGAAGGTTCTCACCCACCTGCGGCTGATCCAGCACCATGTCGATCCCATGCTGGGTCAAACGCTCAGCTGAGCCGATGCCAGACAACTCCAGGATCTGCGGAGAACCAATCGCCCCCGCACTCAAAATAATCTCACCGGTGCAGGCGGCAGAAACCATCTCGCCTTTCACCATCATGCAAACGCCCGTCGCGCGGCGTCCGCCAAACTCCAGGGCCGTCACCTGTGCATCCGTTAGAACCTTCAGATTGCTGCGCCCAGCTGCTGGCTTCAAAAACCCCTTGGAGGTGTTCCACCGCACGCCTTTGCGCTGGTTCACCTGAAAGTAAGAGGAACCGAAGTTGTCACCACCATTGAAGTCATCAATCTTCGGAATACCCACTTCCGCGCAGGCATCACGGAACCTATCAAGGATAGGCCAAGAAAGGCGCTGCTCCTCAACGCGCCATTCGCCGCCTTCCCCATGCACCTCTGAAGATCCTGCATAGTGGTCTTCTGATTTCAGGAAGTACGGCAGCACATCATCCCAGCCCCAGCCGGCTAACCCCAGCTGGCGCCAGTTGTCATAATCCTGCGCCTGCCCACGCAGATAAAGCATACCGTTGATGGAGGAGCATCCGCCCAGCAACTTGCCGCGCGGGTAATTCAGCTTGCGCCCATTCAGCCCCGGCTCCGCCTCGGTCTGGAAACCCCAGTCCATACGCGGATTGCCCATGCAGTACAGATAGCCAACAGGGATATGCACCCATGGATGTTTGTCGTTGCCGCCCGCTTCCAGCAGCAGCACTTTTACATCCGGATCCTGAGAAAGCCGGTTCGCGACAACACAGCCAGCCGAACCGGCTCCAACCACGATGTAATCCCAGGTTCCCAATGCGCGCATATCGGCCCTCCCAAGCCCTAATCCTCTTTGCGACCAAGGATAGAAACTGAACGGGCCAATTGCACTAGTAAGATATGTTTAGATCACCCGCGATGCGCCACTGCCGCAAAGCACCCACGCCGTGCATAATGCATTTGAATATAAGAGACATCCGGGTTCTCAAAGAAGCCCTCCAGCATCGGTTTAATATCATCACCCTGCGCGATATCCGCCTCAATCATCATGTGGTTTGCATCAAACCCGCGCAGAGATAACAAGCGAGAGGACAGAGACACCGGAACCTCGTTCTCATAAGGCGCAGCATCAGAGGCATTCTCACGCACGAAGATCGCATGGGAGGCTTTGTAAGGCGTGTCATTGGGCTGGTAGGCGTAGTTCAGCAAAAACACCCGCTCTCCAACCTCGGCATCATCCAGCGTGATGCGGCACGGAAAACCAGGCTTCTCATCAGCCACATAAACAACCACATTGCGCTCCGCCAACTGCTCTTCGCTCAGGCCGTTCAGTGCTTCAAACTCGTTGGATTTCAATCCGGAAATAATAAAAGCCATAGGTCACTCCTTAAGTTGGGAGCAACCTATGGCCTTCCGCAAACCGTAACCACCCGATTTGCGAGCAATACAAAATAAGCGCGCTTTTATGCCTGCGCTTGAG
Coding sequences:
- a CDS encoding SRPBCC family protein produces the protein MIRCERTMVIDASPEAIWNVIGRYMDLDEFAPLVKSVEALTEGADGVGSVRRCHFDNGTFLDEEVMEWEPNHRMRVRMFSMEALPLKEAQAEICIKPYAGGKSQIIWYLEYRMKYGPLGWLLGQTLVKSGMGKVIVGNLKGLAEKVKSPRAIAA
- a CDS encoding helix-turn-helix transcriptional regulator, with translation MRRTERLFHIIQILRSSRSPVTGRALADELEISLRTLYRDMAELMAQRVPITGEAGTGYVLDDGYDMPPLMLTADELEAAALGAAWVATQSDPSLARSARDLVAKLSAAVPKELRPIILDASLKPISIKPTASEQFDGAALRRAIRDRSKLQLTYEDQKENLTTRLIWPLLIAYLNNARFIIAWCETREDYRHFRTDRIHAMEVQPDKYPGRRATLIKAWEEMMASRH
- a CDS encoding NAD(P)/FAD-dependent oxidoreductase encodes the protein MHDVIVVGGSYAGMAAALQLLRARRSVLVIDAGERRNRFSEHAHGILGQDGVKPGEIWAQARQQLDAYPDLTWYEGRVQEILGEIGAFRVSTDKGTDFTAHRILLATGVRDELPDIPGLAERWGTSVLHCPYCHGYELNKEPIAVIAFNPVSLHQAEIMPEWGPTTFFTNGAPPLEDSQREHLLRSGVTLEDIGISRIEGTADVVLEDGRTLPFSAIFVVSNTYPSCGLAQAAGCALEDHPMGQQIVTSEFKETTVRGVFACGDVARVPHSVSFAVGDGVWAGMQVHRSLLDPELPIG
- a CDS encoding GNAT family N-acetyltransferase, with the protein product MSFTELPVPSLETERLVMRSWQEQDFECLKSIFCHEETARYVGGARSEHMVWRQMATIIGHWHMRGFTVFAVERKDDGKTIGYAGPWYPLEWPEPEIGYALIPEAQGKGYAFEAVLAALGYVYDELGWETAISVIERENEGSRSLAKRLRAHLVGDIILPERPPAEIWRHLSPTAFKEQFGSRVVASISD
- a CDS encoding GMC family oxidoreductase, with the translated sequence MRALGTWDYIVVGAGSAGCVVANRLSQDPDVKVLLLEAGGNDKHPWVHIPVGYLYCMGNPRMDWGFQTEAEPGLNGRKLNYPRGKLLGGCSSINGMLYLRGQAQDYDNWRQLGLAGWGWDDVLPYFLKSEDHYAGSSEVHGEGGEWRVEEQRLSWPILDRFRDACAEVGIPKIDDFNGGDNFGSSYFQVNQRKGVRWNTSKGFLKPAAGRSNLKVLTDAQVTALEFGGRRATGVCMMVKGEMVSAACTGEIILSAGAIGSPQILELSGIGSAERLTQHGIDMVLDQPQVGENLQDHLQIRSIYKVQNTVTLNQRANSLIGKAKIAAEYALSRSGPMSMAPSQLGVFTRSDSSFETPNIEYHIQPLSLDKFGEPLHEFPAITASVCNLRPDSRGSVHIGSGNATAHPKIQPNYLSEESDRRVAADSLRLTRTIMETKAMAEFSPEEYLPGAHLVSDEDLAIAAGDIGTTIFHPVGTCAMGTVVDERLKVKGIEGLRVVDASVMPRIVSGNTNSPTIMIAEKASDMIREDRKNSVVAA
- a CDS encoding DUF1203 domain-containing protein; amino-acid sequence: MAFIISGLKSNEFEALNGLSEEQLAERNVVVYVADEKPGFPCRITLDDAEVGERVFLLNYAYQPNDTPYKASHAIFVRENASDAAPYENEVPVSLSSRLLSLRGFDANHMMIEADIAQGDDIKPMLEGFFENPDVSYIQMHYARRGCFAAVAHRG